A part of Chthonomonadales bacterium genomic DNA contains:
- a CDS encoding helix-turn-helix transcriptional regulator encodes MPGAAGRGGARRTGGALVRLRLTLFGRRDAPQVREGSARSGGRRAPGPAGRSAWRARARAGRIDRFGPRGVVLRVTLYRVAKHPGGADLGLTDLGRFSEPALLILASLADGAKHGYVMIEDIERLAGVRLGAGTLYGALSRLEQRGWVEPLPANERRRPYRLTRAGEALLRKQLNSLSRFADAGMRRLEASAR; translated from the coding sequence ATGCCGGGTGCTGCTGGCCGCGGCGGCGCTCGGCGCACTGGGGGCGCTCTGGTCCGGCTGCGACTCACGCTATTCGGCCGAAGAGACGCGCCGCAAGTACGAGAAGGGTCAGCGCGATCCGGGGGGCGGCGAGCGCCCGGGCCGGCAGGCCGATCCGCTTGGCGAGCGCGCGCGCGTGCCGGGAGGATTGACAGGTTCGGCCCGCGCGGCGTAGTATTACGCGTCACGCTATACCGCGTCGCGAAGCATCCCGGAGGTGCCGACTTGGGCCTCACCGATCTGGGCCGTTTCTCCGAGCCGGCCCTGCTCATCCTTGCCAGCCTGGCGGACGGGGCCAAGCACGGCTACGTCATGATAGAGGACATCGAGCGGCTCGCCGGCGTGCGGTTGGGCGCGGGAACGCTCTACGGGGCGCTCTCGCGGCTGGAGCAGCGCGGGTGGGTGGAGCCGTTGCCCGCGAATGAGCGGCGCCGGCCGTACCGACTCACTCGGGCCGGCGAGGCGCTGCTTCGCAAGCAGCTCAACAGCCTGAGCCGCTTCGCGGACGCGGGAATGCGGCGGCTTGAGGCGAGCGCGCGATAG
- a CDS encoding endonuclease/exonuclease/phosphatase family protein, producing the protein MARRRRAGRGRTADRAVLAASLAWVGALALVRACNAAGPEQWRWAALNLFVPQWFWGVPGPVLLVWTLRRARRWAWLPAVGIAWVAGPAMGFRWPSRGAAVPAGAVTLRVMTYNVKGHPGRADVAAEVAAADPDLVLMQEAGEGRLSGDTALLLRGWHRAGPKAGLLIASRFPLRDVRLRAIPEVSTYRSYLRCRLRVRGRDVTVCCVHLPTPRAGLAPLAAWGSEAAPEWQSSINARLTHAVMLARALRAEPEPRLVAGDLNAPAESMICHYLLATGLRDAFDVAGAGYGYTYGHALAVRHSYVRIDHVLVGREWGVRRCRTGGAGASDHRPVIADLWLPPAR; encoded by the coding sequence TTGGCGAGGCGCAGGCGCGCGGGCCGCGGGCGGACCGCAGATCGCGCGGTGCTGGCGGCAAGCCTGGCCTGGGTCGGCGCGCTCGCCCTGGTGCGCGCCTGTAACGCTGCCGGGCCGGAGCAGTGGCGCTGGGCGGCGCTGAACCTTTTTGTGCCTCAGTGGTTCTGGGGTGTGCCGGGCCCCGTGCTGCTCGTCTGGACGCTCCGGCGAGCGCGGCGCTGGGCCTGGCTGCCGGCCGTCGGCATCGCCTGGGTCGCCGGTCCGGCGATGGGGTTCCGCTGGCCCTCCAGGGGAGCGGCCGTGCCTGCCGGCGCGGTGACGCTACGCGTGATGACCTACAACGTGAAGGGTCACCCCGGCCGCGCCGACGTGGCCGCCGAGGTCGCCGCGGCCGATCCGGACCTCGTGCTGATGCAGGAGGCCGGCGAGGGGCGGCTCTCGGGCGACACGGCACTGCTGTTGCGCGGCTGGCATCGAGCCGGGCCGAAGGCGGGACTGCTCATCGCCTCGCGGTTCCCGCTGCGCGATGTGCGGCTCCGCGCCATCCCGGAGGTGAGCACCTATCGCAGCTACCTGCGCTGCCGCCTGCGGGTGCGCGGCCGGGACGTGACCGTCTGCTGTGTACACCTTCCCACGCCGCGGGCCGGGCTGGCGCCGCTGGCCGCGTGGGGAAGCGAGGCGGCGCCGGAGTGGCAGTCCAGCATCAACGCGCGCCTGACGCACGCCGTCATGCTGGCCCGCGCGCTGCGCGCGGAGCCGGAGCCGCGGCTGGTGGCGGGTGACCTCAACGCGCCGGCGGAGTCGATGATCTGCCACTATCTGCTCGCCACCGGCCTGCGCGACGCCTTCGACGTGGCCGGCGCCGGCTACGGCTACACCTACGGGCACGCGCTGGCGGTGCGCCACTCCTACGTGCGCATCGACCACGTCCTGGTCGGCCGGGAGTGGGGCGTGCGACGGTGTCGGACCGGCGGTGCCGGAGCGTCCGACCACCGGCCGGTCATCGCGGACCTCTGGCTGCCCCCGGCGCGTTGA
- a CDS encoding ParB/RepB/Spo0J family partition protein, producing the protein MRLDKKKVASLVRSDFGQQMLHEGDRAQAGNPEKEQVWMLLIDEIDPDPAQPRRHFDEAALSELAADITRRGVLQPILVRPTGDRYQIIVGERRWRASRQAGKPRIPCLIRDLDATAARQAQLVENVIREGISDIERGLALRQLYEDMKAADRRATWEHIAQMVGLTRMRINHLYNLSNLPRQVVDMIQTRRLSGSHGVELARLHGRPEALLRLAEGACRPQSASGPHGLSVAQLRDRVSAELGAQRARRRPPASLARIRQNAVDLVSSLRPDLPAEVRTELGDAARQILRWLEQPINEPSVKSTLHNGPPPEPPGPDRPNVKSTLQSRGGRAER; encoded by the coding sequence ATGCGTCTCGATAAGAAGAAGGTCGCCTCGCTCGTCCGCTCCGACTTCGGGCAGCAGATGCTTCACGAGGGCGACCGCGCTCAGGCCGGCAACCCGGAAAAGGAGCAGGTCTGGATGCTCCTGATCGACGAGATCGACCCGGATCCCGCCCAGCCCCGCCGCCACTTCGACGAGGCGGCGCTCAGCGAGCTGGCCGCCGACATCACGCGGCGCGGCGTCCTCCAGCCCATCCTGGTCCGGCCCACCGGGGATCGCTACCAGATCATCGTGGGCGAGCGCCGCTGGCGCGCATCCCGGCAGGCCGGCAAGCCGCGCATTCCCTGCCTGATCCGCGACCTGGACGCCACGGCGGCACGGCAGGCGCAGCTCGTCGAGAACGTGATCCGGGAGGGCATATCCGACATCGAGCGCGGCCTGGCCCTCCGCCAGCTCTACGAGGACATGAAGGCGGCGGACCGTCGCGCCACCTGGGAGCACATCGCGCAGATGGTGGGCCTGACGCGTATGCGGATCAACCACCTCTACAATCTCTCCAATCTGCCGCGGCAGGTCGTGGATATGATCCAGACGCGGCGCCTCTCCGGAAGCCACGGAGTCGAGCTTGCGCGTCTGCATGGCCGGCCGGAGGCCTTGCTTCGCCTGGCCGAGGGGGCGTGCCGCCCGCAGTCGGCCAGCGGCCCGCACGGGCTCTCGGTTGCGCAGCTCCGCGATCGCGTGAGCGCGGAGCTCGGAGCGCAGCGAGCTCGCCGGCGTCCGCCCGCCTCCCTCGCCCGGATCCGCCAGAACGCCGTCGACCTGGTCTCCTCGCTGCGCCCGGACCTTCCGGCCGAGGTGCGCACGGAGCTCGGTGACGCCGCTCGACAGATCCTGCGCTGGCTGGAGCAGCCCATCAACGAGCCGTCTGTAAAGTCGACTTTACACAACGGTCCTCCGCCGGAGCCGCCGGGGCCGGACCGACCCAATGTAAAGTCGACTTTACAGAGTCGCGGGGGGCGCGCCGAGAGGTAG
- a CDS encoding DUF1559 domain-containing protein, whose protein sequence is MERRHRRAFTLVEVLVVIAILAVLAGILFPVFTQTRATARGVSCLSNIRQIGLALHLYAQDADEYWPRMDGCVQGPSPLGSPATGCDDPYGQRVNHYKWPAWVLPYTGNVDIFLCPSRQRDPTNWERDGEIYNGYALNLSVTGSTNTWNRPPTALGSYRNSFTGGALAGLWYPAETFLVMEHWFPGVWSFVTPSAVVQTAYPLATREVWDRALRPFGTVDPRAAPHRDGFNLAFCDGHARYMSVASFLSRCPPAASYQTETVPRPYPADMVWTIRWDPYWWEAWPLWGLRA, encoded by the coding sequence ATGGAGCGCAGACACCGACGCGCGTTCACGCTCGTCGAGGTTCTCGTCGTCATCGCGATCCTCGCCGTCCTCGCCGGGATCCTGTTCCCTGTCTTCACGCAGACCCGTGCCACGGCACGCGGAGTCTCGTGCCTCTCCAACATTCGCCAGATCGGTCTGGCGCTGCACCTCTACGCGCAGGACGCCGACGAGTACTGGCCACGCATGGACGGGTGTGTCCAGGGCCCCAGCCCGCTCGGATCGCCCGCCACCGGGTGCGACGACCCGTACGGTCAGCGCGTGAACCACTACAAGTGGCCGGCCTGGGTGCTGCCCTATACCGGCAATGTCGACATCTTCCTCTGCCCGAGCCGCCAGCGCGACCCGACCAACTGGGAGCGCGATGGGGAAATCTACAACGGCTACGCGCTGAACCTCTCCGTCACCGGCAGCACCAACACCTGGAACCGGCCGCCGACCGCGCTCGGATCCTATCGCAACTCCTTCACCGGGGGAGCCCTTGCCGGCCTCTGGTATCCGGCCGAGACCTTTCTCGTGATGGAGCACTGGTTTCCAGGCGTCTGGAGCTTCGTGACGCCCTCCGCCGTCGTGCAGACCGCCTATCCGCTGGCCACGCGCGAGGTATGGGACCGGGCGTTGAGGCCCTTCGGAACAGTCGACCCGCGCGCGGCGCCGCATCGTGACGGCTTCAACCTGGCCTTCTGCGACGGGCACGCGCGTTACATGAGCGTGGCGTCGTTCCTGTCGCGCTGCCCGCCGGCCGCGAGTTACCAGACGGAGACCGTTCCCAGGCCGTACCCAGCCGACATGGTCTGGACCATCCGCTGGGATCCGTACTGGTGGGAGGCCTGGCCGCTGTGGGGGCTGCGAGCATGA
- a CDS encoding S8 family serine peptidase, whose product MFRHATRRPPPARAARGLWYAAAVAVLSLLASACLAQGGPAPYARGRILVKFRAPAGAHPSALASVEARNAAPIGGLSVQVLTLAPGVRETDAVAAMRHRPDVEFAELDMRLPLAFVPNDPGYANQWHLPRIGAPAAWDLTVGSPDIIVAVLDTGCDPTHPDLSPNYVAGWNFYNNNTDTRDVHGHGTAVAGCVGATSNNGAGVAGLCWVGRIMPCRVTDAAGYGYYSTISRALRWAADHGARIANISFEGVAGSASIRSAAQYMWSKGGLTVCAAGNQGIDPGYQPGPHLISVSATDSANRRTSWSCYGPWVSVAAPGANICTTARGGGYGYFSGTSFSAPIACGVLALAWSIDPHMSNMEMREAVTTTATDLGAAGPDSDYGYGLVNAGAATARALSLIVDRVPPTVSIASPWNGAVVAASVPVEVAVSDDVGVARVDLYVDGVLADTAAKAPYTLAWGASGAAVGSHTLVARAYDASGNSAESAPVIVNLLPPRDTEAPTCAIVDPADGSRVTPILVVSVEASDDRGLSAVRLYVDGKAAGMARIGSCRFIVNTRTWAPGAHVILAEALDRAGNRGTAAVTLVK is encoded by the coding sequence ATGTTCCGACACGCCACCCGACGGCCGCCACCCGCGCGCGCGGCTCGCGGCCTGTGGTACGCGGCTGCTGTTGCCGTCCTCAGCCTGCTTGCGTCGGCCTGTCTCGCGCAGGGCGGACCGGCCCCATATGCAAGAGGGCGAATCCTGGTCAAGTTCCGCGCCCCCGCCGGCGCGCACCCCTCCGCGCTCGCGAGCGTCGAGGCGCGCAACGCAGCCCCGATCGGCGGCCTGTCCGTGCAGGTGCTCACACTGGCGCCTGGCGTGCGCGAGACCGACGCCGTCGCCGCCATGCGCCATCGTCCGGACGTCGAATTCGCCGAGCTCGATATGCGCCTCCCGCTCGCCTTCGTCCCGAACGACCCGGGCTACGCCAACCAGTGGCACTTGCCGCGCATCGGCGCCCCGGCCGCCTGGGACCTGACCGTGGGCAGTCCGGACATCATCGTCGCGGTGCTCGACACCGGTTGCGACCCCACCCACCCCGACCTCAGCCCGAACTACGTGGCGGGATGGAACTTCTACAACAACAACACGGACACGCGCGACGTCCATGGGCATGGCACCGCCGTCGCCGGCTGCGTTGGCGCTACCTCCAACAATGGAGCCGGTGTCGCCGGCCTGTGCTGGGTCGGCCGCATCATGCCCTGCCGCGTAACCGACGCTGCCGGCTACGGCTACTACTCCACCATCTCGCGCGCCCTGCGGTGGGCCGCCGACCACGGCGCGCGCATCGCCAACATCAGCTTCGAGGGTGTGGCCGGCAGCGCGAGTATACGCAGCGCGGCGCAGTACATGTGGAGCAAGGGCGGCCTCACCGTGTGCGCCGCCGGCAATCAGGGGATCGATCCGGGCTACCAGCCCGGCCCGCATCTCATCAGCGTCTCCGCCACCGACTCCGCCAACAGGAGAACGAGTTGGTCCTGCTACGGACCGTGGGTCAGCGTGGCCGCGCCCGGCGCCAACATCTGCACCACCGCGCGAGGAGGCGGGTACGGCTACTTCAGCGGCACCTCATTCAGCGCCCCCATTGCCTGCGGCGTCCTCGCCCTCGCCTGGTCCATCGATCCACACATGAGCAACATGGAGATGCGCGAGGCAGTGACGACGACCGCCACGGACCTGGGAGCCGCCGGACCGGACAGCGACTACGGGTACGGGCTCGTCAACGCCGGTGCGGCCACGGCGCGCGCCCTCTCGCTCATCGTCGACCGGGTTCCGCCCACCGTCTCCATTGCCAGCCCCTGGAACGGCGCCGTGGTAGCCGCATCCGTCCCGGTCGAGGTCGCCGTCTCGGACGACGTGGGCGTGGCACGCGTCGATCTCTACGTCGACGGCGTCCTGGCCGACACGGCGGCGAAGGCTCCCTATACGCTCGCGTGGGGCGCAAGCGGCGCGGCTGTCGGCTCGCACACCCTGGTGGCCCGCGCCTATGACGCATCGGGCAACTCCGCCGAGTCCGCGCCGGTCATCGTGAACCTCTTGCCCCCGCGCGACACGGAGGCGCCAACCTGCGCGATCGTCGACCCGGCGGACGGCTCCAGGGTTACTCCCATCCTTGTCGTCTCCGTGGAGGCGAGCGACGACAGGGGCCTCTCGGCCGTTCGCCTCTACGTGGATGGGAAGGCGGCCGGCATGGCGCGCATCGGGTCCTGCCGCTTCATCGTGAACACGCGCACGTGGGCGCCGGGCGCGCACGTGATCCTGGCGGAGGCACTCGATAGGGCCGGCAACCGGGGCACGGCCGCCGTTACGCTCGTCAAGTAG
- a CDS encoding carbohydrate binding domain-containing protein, translating into MKPSIPCRTGGIWRGPGRHGMARARRAATLAVLALALCGATAAAPARTQPSGQVRLRPERDLPSGLLYWFVSASRGATEPRPLPPSAPDGAVRVPLPVGYSRDDTLLKLLDPVRGLVARVDLASASSAGLLGPNLLRNPDISPDASEWVLEQGEGGAGSVETILLQGPALGGANRALRVNVTALGPEPWRVQLYQDGLSLLEGVPYTVSFWARADRPRPIAVHANVDVGDGHGIGLAADGVPLTPEWRRLTFAFTAAQPARDHCRIVFILGQATGQVDLTGFSLRPGKPGKPVGPNLLVSGDFADGLAPWKLTEADASAKATAQLVDAAGAGPARASGKVARIDVASVGKLDWHVNLAQGGLDLRDGGIYTLAFWAKADRARPISIDAAIDVPDWHHIGLGSRLTLTTRWQRYVVTFTPTQTQRDHNRVAFLLGDVTGVVALAGVSLRRESGGTAWTPGEEPEITLGAEDLAYAQTVTLPVSYRGRGAYGVSVSVAGEDGYRGQQALQASDRGVARLSEVPIGEKLTVKVTQGDQSAEFARELVPGARALRAVALPESWSEVRTLDSAAGGRPPHPLVGVWESERGSKRYRFTFNADGTGSIRPAVVSSAPNGAPTRPVANPFRWYIRDDGRTVVIGTTAYRWEIRGGWRSELVLAGPSGRRYELVRR; encoded by the coding sequence TTGAAGCCATCGATCCCTTGCCGGACCGGGGGCATCTGGCGCGGGCCGGGCAGGCACGGCATGGCCCGCGCCCGGCGGGCCGCCACGCTGGCGGTGCTCGCCCTGGCACTCTGCGGTGCGACTGCCGCGGCGCCCGCGCGGACGCAGCCATCCGGCCAGGTCCGTCTTCGCCCGGAGCGCGATCTGCCCTCCGGGCTGCTCTACTGGTTCGTGAGCGCCTCGCGCGGCGCCACGGAGCCCAGGCCGCTGCCCCCGTCGGCGCCGGACGGCGCGGTGCGCGTCCCGCTGCCAGTCGGGTACTCTCGCGACGACACGCTGCTCAAGCTACTGGATCCTGTTCGGGGGCTGGTGGCGCGCGTGGATCTAGCGAGCGCGTCCAGCGCCGGCCTGCTCGGGCCCAATCTGCTGCGCAACCCGGACATCTCTCCGGACGCTTCGGAGTGGGTGCTGGAGCAGGGGGAGGGTGGCGCCGGCTCCGTGGAGACGATCTTGCTGCAGGGGCCGGCGCTGGGCGGCGCGAATCGCGCCCTGCGCGTCAACGTGACGGCGCTTGGCCCGGAGCCCTGGCGCGTACAACTCTACCAGGATGGCCTGAGCCTGCTGGAAGGCGTGCCGTACACCGTGAGCTTCTGGGCGCGCGCGGACCGGCCCCGGCCGATAGCGGTGCACGCCAATGTGGACGTGGGTGACGGGCACGGTATCGGGTTGGCCGCCGATGGGGTGCCACTGACCCCCGAGTGGCGGCGGCTCACCTTCGCCTTCACCGCCGCTCAGCCCGCGCGCGATCATTGCCGGATCGTGTTCATCCTGGGGCAGGCGACCGGACAGGTGGACTTGACCGGCTTCTCGCTGCGGCCCGGTAAGCCCGGCAAGCCGGTGGGGCCCAACCTGCTGGTCAGCGGCGACTTCGCCGACGGGCTCGCCCCCTGGAAGCTGACGGAGGCAGACGCCTCGGCGAAGGCGACGGCGCAGCTCGTGGATGCCGCTGGGGCTGGTCCGGCGAGGGCGAGCGGGAAGGTGGCGCGCATCGACGTCGCCTCGGTTGGCAAGCTCGACTGGCACGTAAACCTGGCGCAGGGCGGCCTGGACCTGCGGGACGGGGGCATCTACACGCTGGCCTTCTGGGCGAAAGCGGACCGCGCGCGCCCGATCTCCATCGATGCGGCCATCGACGTGCCCGATTGGCACCATATCGGGCTCGGCAGCCGGTTGACGCTGACGACGCGCTGGCAGCGCTACGTGGTGACCTTTACGCCGACGCAGACGCAACGCGACCACAATCGGGTGGCGTTCCTACTGGGCGACGTGACCGGCGTGGTGGCGTTGGCGGGCGTGTCTCTGCGGCGGGAGAGCGGCGGCACCGCCTGGACGCCGGGGGAGGAGCCCGAGATCACCCTGGGCGCCGAGGACCTGGCCTACGCGCAGACCGTCACGCTTCCGGTCTCCTACCGCGGCCGCGGAGCCTACGGGGTGAGCGTCTCCGTGGCGGGCGAGGACGGCTATCGGGGCCAACAGGCGCTTCAAGCCAGCGATCGAGGCGTCGCGCGGCTGTCGGAGGTACCGATCGGCGAGAAGCTGACGGTGAAGGTGACTCAGGGGGATCAGAGCGCGGAGTTCGCTCGGGAGCTCGTCCCTGGAGCGCGCGCGCTGCGGGCTGTCGCGCTGCCGGAGAGCTGGAGCGAAGTGCGCACGCTCGACTCGGCGGCGGGCGGGCGGCCGCCGCACCCGCTGGTGGGCGTCTGGGAGAGCGAGCGCGGCTCCAAGCGCTACCGCTTCACCTTCAACGCGGACGGCACCGGCTCCATTCGGCCGGCGGTGGTCTCCTCCGCGCCGAACGGCGCGCCGACCAGGCCGGTGGCCAATCCGTTTCGCTGGTATATTCGCGACGACGGGCGCACGGTGGTCATCGGCACCACGGCCTACCGGTGGGAGATCCGCGGCGGGTGGCGCAGCGAGCTTGTGCTCGCCGGACCGAGCGGGCGCCGCTACGAGTTGGTGCGCCGATAG
- a CDS encoding AAA family ATPase produces the protein MADKPPVAQKATYTVSEAARLIGIEPHTLRRLEGRGLIPAPLRDGRGRRYTRDDIERIREQYGVRRRKEAYTIAVVNQKGGTGKTTTTVNLAGAMAINGHRVLVIDFDPQVNATSTLGISWRDVECSISDVLGSAPDGLPKRLSEIIVPLPHHPNLFLAPSSIKLAYVEMSLINRPGRDTRLDSAIEPMRREYDIILIDCPPTLGMLSFNAMTAADGILIPIDESLALQGAGQLLATRKECADIGRRRVALLGAVLTRQRTQSASAEVIEELTREMFGSRVLRTKIPERVAIANSTGMGRPLVFTAASEADCFFALAEEMEVLIHASR, from the coding sequence GTGGCGGATAAGCCCCCCGTGGCGCAGAAAGCCACCTACACGGTATCGGAGGCGGCGCGGCTCATCGGGATCGAGCCGCACACGCTGCGCCGCCTGGAGGGCCGCGGCCTCATCCCCGCGCCATTGCGCGATGGTCGGGGCCGCCGCTACACGCGCGACGACATCGAGCGCATCCGCGAGCAGTACGGGGTCCGCCGCCGCAAAGAGGCCTACACCATCGCCGTCGTCAACCAGAAGGGTGGCACCGGCAAGACGACCACCACGGTCAACCTGGCCGGAGCGATGGCGATCAACGGCCATCGCGTGCTCGTGATCGACTTCGATCCGCAGGTGAACGCGACCTCCACGCTCGGCATCTCCTGGCGCGACGTCGAGTGCTCAATCTCCGACGTGCTGGGCAGCGCGCCGGACGGCCTGCCGAAGCGGCTCTCCGAGATCATCGTGCCGCTCCCCCACCACCCAAACCTGTTTCTGGCGCCCTCCTCCATCAAGCTTGCCTACGTGGAGATGTCGCTCATCAACCGGCCCGGCCGCGACACGCGCCTCGACTCCGCCATCGAGCCGATGCGCCGCGAGTACGACATCATTCTGATCGACTGCCCGCCCACGCTCGGCATGCTCAGTTTCAACGCGATGACCGCCGCGGACGGCATTCTGATCCCGATTGACGAGAGCCTGGCGCTCCAGGGAGCCGGCCAGCTCCTGGCCACCCGCAAGGAATGCGCCGACATCGGCCGGCGCCGAGTTGCGCTGCTCGGGGCCGTCCTCACCCGCCAGCGTACGCAGAGCGCCTCCGCGGAGGTGATTGAGGAACTCACGCGCGAGATGTTCGGCTCGCGCGTCCTCAGAACCAAGATCCCCGAGCGCGTCGCGATCGCCAACTCCACCGGCATGGGCCGTCCCCTCGTCTTCACCGCCGCCAGCGAGGCCGACTGCTTCTTCGCGCTGGCCGAGGAGATGGAGGTACTCATCCATGCGTCTCGATAA